The genomic DNA ATCAGCGAGTACCGAGCATGAACGATTCAACATTGTTCGACGAGCTGCTGCGACAGGTCATCGGCAGACTCGAAAACCGGCGCGCTCAACTGGTCGCGTTGTCAGGCGTCAGGGCCTCGACGCTCGATCGATTCATGGCGGGTCGTCGGCTCGGCAGCGCGAATCTGACCGCGGTATGCGACGCAGTCGGCGAAGAAATCCGCTGACGGAACAGCGGGGCGTGAGCCAGCACGAAAAACCAGCCGCAAGAATTCGATGGCACGACATTCGACGACGCCGTTTTTAGGATCGTCGCCTATGGGGCATCAAAATTCTCAGCTGGGACGAATGTTGAAGCCGCTGCCAGTTGCTGCGCGAGCGACTTTTGCTGAGGCTTGTCGTTTGGCCAACCCAAAACGTCGGCATGATTCGGATTGCCATCCAAAAGCGTCTCTTCAACCCTTAATTCGAGCGAGAGACAACTTTGCACCGATACGTCAGCGCGGCCATATAGCGTTCGGCGGGTTACATCTGCGACCGCATGGCCAATTCGCCATAGGTCTGCTATTGCGAGCGAGCGATGGCGCGTCACCGATAGATCAAGGCGTGTGTGGTGCGGCATGAACGCCTTGTACCGCACTTTTCCATCGCTTCCAAACCAGTCGCTTTGCAGGAGAAAGCGAGCGAGAAGCTCGGCGGGAGCAACTTGTTCGGTATTAGCGCTGCTGGAATCGGTCGTTGAGCCCGACTCGCCGGATGAGCGACAAAATAGTTTCAGGAACTTCGCCAAAAAATGGCTCTGTGCCATAGCTCGGATAAGCGCCAAACAACGCCGCATAATGCAAATTTGCCTCCGGGGTAATGCTGATCGATACCGTCGACCGTGGTGAACGGTGCCAATCCAACGTAATTTGCCCGTCAGTCTCCACGCCCACTTCGGGGAGTGGACAGTCCCACGGTAATGATCGCAACAGCCGTTCTGCGTTGTAGCAGCTGGCATCCTCAACCGCCAAAGCGCCGTCGCCGTCCCAGTTGGGCAACTGGCAATCCTGGCAGACCCGATTTAGCTCGCGAAGGGCCGAACCAATGCCCAATGACTCCGAGTCAACAAAACGCTCGATTTCTTCCCGCGTTAATTTCTCAACGGCAATTGCCTCGTCGCTAAACGCGGTTGGCACATCCAATGCTAGCACGGCTATTCCCCCGGATGGAGTTGTTCGATCGCTTCCGGCTTGAGCAACTCAAAAAAGACCTTGTTCTTTAACCATCGGAATTTGGCGAGTCGATCCGCTAGTGCTCCATCATCGCATGTAAACGGCTCATTCGTAAAGACATCAATGTCAATAATGAGCCCGGCCGAACTTGTTTGCCCAGGGCGCGCCGGCTGTTCCGTCTTGGCAACATTTACTCCCAACGATTCACCTGGCACGGCAAACGTACTGCGATACAAGAACCCTTGTAGTGTCAGGTTGGCGGGGCAGGTTGGTGGATCGCGGAGTACTTGATCGATTGTGACCGCCGCGCTCAATGACAGCCGATTGATAAACCGCACGCCCAGCCGACTGACCTCGTTAGTCTGAGCTAAATCGACAAAGACGTGCCACAGACGGGTCGCTTCAGCGGAAAACGTCTCCCAGTTGCTATAGGGCTTCAGCCTACTTACCGCCAAACCGTTACGGCTGAAGACAGCAACATTGAGGCGGTCGTCGGTGGTCAAACGCAGTCCCTGCCATGAATTGTCCTGCGTTGAAGCGACCGCTGGATGAGCCCCGGTTAAAGAGGCCTGCAGATGAAACTGCAAGGCTCTCAATTGCTCGCGTTGAGAGTATTCGGGTAGCCGATTCGCCAATTCGGCATGAATGGTGCTTCCGGTCCAAGCGGCCACGGGTCGCGACTGCCAATTGAAGACCGCCTCGACAATGGGCGCATCGCCCAAGTGCGGAAATGTTTCGTTCAAGTCGAGATGAAATGCCACGGCCGTAATCTCGTCTTAAGGGGTTGAGGGCGTACCCTTTCGCGGTTAGCTATTTTACCGGCGTTATGCTGACGCGCCGAACAGACTATTAGGTCATCACCGAGTCCTTCGTCCTCTCGGCAAATTGTATCCGCAAAGCGTTGGTCGGCTCATCTTGGGCAGGCAACAGGGAATCGGTCGCGGGAAAAACTACGGCTAGTAGCGGACGATCATTTCAAACGCGCGATTCACAGTGACGATCAAGCGACTCAATCAATGCACGCCAAGATTCGCGGCAACTTGTAAGCGCCGAAGCCAGCGCAAAAGAAAGCCCCGGTTTTGCCGGGGCTTGCTAATTCTTGCGACTACTTGCAACAATGCACAGTACCCCTACGGGGATTCGAACCCCGGTTACCGGACTGAGAACCCGGTGTCCTAGGCCTCTAGACGATAGGGGCGTGTCGCCTGCGCCCCTGGCGGCTACCCGCCCGGGCGAAACGAACTTTTATCTTTACGGCGACCCCCCAGGTTGTCAACCGGCCCGGTGGACCGCGAAATCGCAGGATAATGAGGGAAATGCTGAGTGATGAGTGGCCATTGCTTCCCCATTCATCAATCATCACTCCGCATTCATCACTTCCCCCCGTGGTGTCGTCGTGGTTGGTCTTCTTCCGCACGCGCATTGCCGCCTAGTTCGTCTCGCCGCTCGTTGTCGGTTCCGGCGGCGGTAACGACCGGAGCCAGTCGTCCCACTCGCGCTGCGCTTGCTGGTCGATCGACTTGCGGCTTTGATTCAGCGCGTACTGCACCAGCGCGCCCATCTGGGGGTCGAGCCGGCGGCGGATCGGCGACAACTGGGCCAGCGCCTGGGCCGAGCCGGCCGAGTCACCCTGCATCGCTCGCACGACGGCGATGCCCGCCAGTCCGAACGCACGGAACTCTTCGTTGCCGGCCGACGTGCGGCGGGCCAGTTGCTCGCAAATGGCCAGCGCCTCGTGCGGGCGATGGTGCCGCAAGTAGTAACGTGCCAACTCTTGCTGCGACCGCGGCACAAAATACTCGTCGGCGGGGAAGTACCGCTCGACGCTTTGCAGCCAGGCTTCCTGGTTGACCGATTGCATCTGGGCCACGACAAATTGCTCGCGCGCGTCGGGATAGCGCGGCACGTCGGCGGCGCTGCCGTGCGCCAACAAAGGACGTTCGCGCGTCAGCCAAGCCGCGCCGGCGCCAATGACGGCCGCAATCACACAACCAATTGCCAACCGCCCCACGGCGCGGCGGCGCTGTTGCTGGGCCAGTGCGACGGTCTTCATCACCGCGGTCAGTTGCTGCCGAGCCTGTTGGCGGCCGGCCAGATCGTCATCGGCCAACCCTTCCAGGGCTTCGATCTCGGCCCCCGACGCTTCGCCGTCGGCCAGCAAGGGTCGCAGGTCGCGCAACAGTTCGCGGGCCGACTGGTAGCGATCGGCCGGTGACTTGGCCAGCAGCTTATGCACCACGCGACACAACGCCGGCGGCAGATCGGGGCGCAGGGTCTCGAGCCGCGGCGGCGACGACTTCAAATGTTGCACCGCCACGCCCAGCGCCGTGTCGGCCGTGAACGGCGGCGCGCCGGCCAGGACGTGAAACGTGGTTACGCCGAGCGAATAGAGATCGCTGCGCGGATCGGTCTCGCGCCCTTCGACTTGCTCGGGGCTCATGTACAGCGGCGTGCCGAGCGTCATGCCAACTTGTGTCAGCCGCAGCGCCGCCTGATCTTGCGTCAATCGCGCCAGGCCGAAGTCGGCGACTTTCACCTCGCCGCTGCGCGCGAGCATGATGTTCTCGGGCTTGATATCGCGATGCACGATGCCGCGCTCGGCGGCTTTCTGGAGCGCCAGGGCCACTTGTCGCAACACGGTGACGGCTTGCGCGGCGTCGAGCGGTCCATGGCGCGAGACGACGTCGCGCAGGTTCTGGCCGGCGACGTATTCCTGGGCAATGTAGTGAACGCCGTCGCGACAGCCGACTTCGTAGATCTGCACGATGTTGGCGTGGACCAGCGCCGCGGCCGCCTGCGCCTCGTGATGAAAGCGGTCGACGTAGGTGGCGTCGCCGGCCAGGCTGCTGCGCAGCACCTTGATGGCCACCGGTCGGCGCAGCGAGACCTGCTCGGCCAGATAAACCTCGGCCATTGCCCCTTGGCCCAAGCGACGCAGCAACTGGTAGTCGCCCAACGCCTGCCCGGCGAGATCAGGTTCGTCGGGAGTAGCAGGGGAGTCGGGCATAGGGGGAGAGAAGTTGCTAGTTGCTGGTTGCTAGTTGCAAGTGAGATGCTGCTGTCGTGTGTCGTTTGGACAATTGCATGGAGTCGTTCATTTCGATTCGAGCTCTTCTTTGCTAGCAACCAGCAACTAGCCGCTAGCAACTTCTGGCCCGCAAAGTTTTCCCAGTCTTCGGGCGCGCCACAGCCAGCAAGTTAGTAATTCAAGGCAAACTCAATTGGGCGTTAAGCCTTGACGATTGTAGCTAATGGTGCAGTCGAGAGCGAACTGCCGGTGGCGCGCGACCATAGCGTTGGCGTAGCGTCTGCCGGGGCGCTGTCGAAGGGACAAGCGACAACCCTGCCCGCAAACTTTCCCACCGTAAGCGCCGCGAAATCTTACCCGCGATTTCCCCGGCGGCACACCCGACCCAGCTTCGAGACGGCAACCCCGACGATGCGTAGTCACCAGCACCGGATCGAGACCACGGCGCGCGCTGGCCGAGCGCCAGCGCGCACGAGCGGTCAGCGGCTGCGCACGCGGACGATCGTCGCCACGCTGGTGGTGGCACTGATCGCCACGTCGGCCTGGGGCGCCGGCACTTATACCGTGGATCGTTCGACCGACACGGGCACCGGTGATGGTACCAGCAACTCGGGTTCGCTGAGTTACGTCATCAATCTGGCCAACGGCGATCCCGGCAGCACGATCATCTTTAGCGTGGCCACGGTTTCGCTGTCGGGCACCGCGCCGGCCATCACCGCGAACACGATCATCAATGGCCTGGTCGGTGGCAACAGCGTGGTGATTCAAGGCAACAATCACCAGGCGTTCACGGTGAATGCCGGCCTGACCGTGTCGTTCAGCAATATGATGATCACCGGCTCGCACGTCGAAGGTGGCGCCGGCGGCGCGGGAGACGGCGCCGGCACCGGCGGCGGCGGTGGTGGTTTGGGCTCGGGCGGCGGCATCTACGTCGCCAGCGACAACTCGGCGACGGTCTCGTTCGTCACCTTGAACAATGTGCAGTTCACCAATAACAGCGTCAAAGGTGGCGACGGCGGCGCTGCCGGCACGGGCGCCGGCACCGGCTCGAACCTGGGGGGCGCCGGCGGCAACTTCAACGCCGTCGACAGCACGCCAGGAGGCACCTTTTACAACACCGGCGGTGGCACGGCCACCACGGGCAACGGCAACGGCGCCACCTATGGCGGTGGCGGTTCGGGCGCGGGGACTAGCGGCTCGACCGGCGGCAGTAACAACAACTTTGGCGGCGGCAACGGCGGCGCGCCGGGTGTCGGCGGCGGCGGCGGCAACGGCCTGGGCGGCGCCATCTTCATCGCCAATGGCAGCGTCACCACGTTTAGCGGCAACTCGTCGGCCGATAGCACCAACACCGCCGCGGCCGGCCTGGGCAACGGCGCCGGCACCACCAATGGCGGCGCGAATGGTGGCGGCATTTACGTCGGCATCGGTTCGACGGGTATCTTCGACAATTCCACGGCTCAGACCTATTCGGGTGACATCTACAACAACGGCCAGGTGATCATTCAAGGAACCGCGGCCGGCACGATTACCTTCACTGGCAACAACGCCAACAATTCCACGAGCTCGGCCGCGGTGTTGGTCAGCACCGGCACATTGGCGGGTACCACGCTGGGTATCGAAGGGAATGTTACCAACAACTCCCACGTGCTATTCAGCCAGAACGGGTCAGGCACGTTCTTTGGCACCATGGTCGGCACTGGCGATGTGACGATCACGAGTTCGGGGACGATCGTCTTCAACAACGGGCTGACCGGAGTTGCCAACTCCTATTCCGGCGGCACCACGATCCTCAGCGGCGCGCTGCAAGGAAACACGGACAACGTCCAGGGAAACATCAACGTCGCCACGAATTCGGCGGTGATCTTTTCCAACTTCACCGGCACCACGTCAGGCACCTATGCCGGCAACATGTTTGGTGGCGGCGCCGCCATCATCAACGCCAGCGGCGTCACGGTGAACTTCACCGGCAGCAACACCTACTCGGGAGGCACGGCCGTGCTGGCCGGCACCCTGAGCGGCACCACCGCCGGCGTGCAAGGCAACATCACCAACGAATCGAACGTCACCTTCAACCAGGCGACCAACGGCACCTACAGCGGCAACATGTCGGGCACCGGCAGCGTGAACATCATCGGCACCGGGACCGTCAACTTCACCGGTACCAACAACTACACCGGTGGCACCACCGTCAGCGGCGGCACCCTGAGCGGCACGACTACTGGCATCCAGGGGAACATCGTCAACAACACCAACGTCACCTTCGCCCAGACCACCGATGGTTCGTACACCGGCAACATGTCGGGCTCGGGCACGGTTGCCGTCAACGGCACCGCGACGGTGACCGTCTCGGGGGTGAACTCCTACAACGGCGGCACCACCGTCACCAACGGCACGCTGGCCGGCACAACCAGCGCCATCCAAGGCAACATCACCAACAATGCCAACGTCAACTTCAGCCAGTCGACCAACGGGGCTTATACCGGCAACATGACCGGCACTGGCAACGTGTATAAGAGCGGCTCGGGCACGACCACCTTCTCGGGCACGAACAACTACTCGGGCACGACCGAAATCCAGGGCGGCACGTTGTTCCTGGCCTCGTCGATCGCCAGCAACACCACGATCGACGCCGGCGGCACGTTGGGGGGCAACTCGACGATCACGGGCAACCTGACCAACAATGGCACGATCGCCCAGGCTGGCTCGATCGCCACGTTGACGGTCACCGGCACGTTGACCGACGGCTCGTCATCGAACACCGTCGTGCGGATGAGTGGCAGCGGCAACACGGCCGGCGTGAACAACGACCTGGTCAGCGTCGGTGGCAACGTCACCCTGGGAGGACACGTCAAAATCTCGCCGCAAAGCGGCACGTTTGCCCCCGGCACGGTGTACACATTCTTGAACTATGGCACCTCGGGCGCGGGTTCGCGCGGCGGCACGACATTCGCCGACATCACCAGCAACTCGCCGCTGTTGAATGCCTCGCTGGTTTATGACGACGCGGCCAAGGCGGTCGAGTTCGTCATCACGACGAACTTTGCCAACGCGGGCGGAACGTATAACCAGCAGCAAGTCGGCTCGGCCCTCGACCAGGTGAGCGCCAGCGCCACCGGCGACTTGTCGAACGTAATCAACGCGATCACCGGGCTCGACACCACTTCGGCGCGACGAGCGTTTTCAATGCTCGGCGGCGAGATTTACGGCACGACGGCGCAACTTGAGATTCAGAACACCGTCTACCTGTACCAGTTGCTGCGCCGCGCCGCGGCCGCGCCTGACAACGACACCGGTTCCTCGCTGCCGTCGTTGGCGCCGCCGCCACCACCCATCGCCACCGCCGACAATGACGACAGCGACAAGCAAATCGCCCTGGTCAGCTACGACAAGGAATCGGGCGAGGCGAAGATCCACTTTGTCGAGCCCCGCTGCCGCACCCGCTGGCAAGGCTCATTCCAGGGCTATGGCCTGGGGGGCAACGTGGCCAGCGACGGCAACGCCAGCAGCGCCACCTATGGCTTTGGCGGCTCGCTGGTCAATCTGCACCGCAACCTGGACGATTGCACGCGGTTGGGCGCGTTCGCCGCCTACTCGTCGGTGATGGTGCGGGCCAGCGACGTGCTGCAAACCAATCGTGGCTCGGACGGACAGATCGGCACTTACCTGCGCCGCGACAACGGCCGAGTGTTCGCGATGGGGGCCGGCTCGGTCGGCTTCGACGGTTACAGCGCCGTTCGGGCCATCAACTTCGGCGGCATCGACCGAACCGCCACGGGACGCTACTCGGGCTGGCAAGCGACCGCCTACGGCGAAATCGGCACGCGGTTCAATGTCTGGCGCAGTTGGATGCTCGAACCATATGCCGGCCTGCAATACATCTATCTGCGGCAGAACGCCTTGAACGAAGGGGGCGCCAACTCGGTCGACCTGGTCACCAGCGGCAACAATACGAACGCGCTGCGCAATCTGCTGGGGACGCGGCTGGTGTTCGCCGATCGAATGGGCTGGTTCCGCCTGGCCCCCGGCTCGCGCTACAACACCGAACTGCGGGCTACCTGGCTGCACGAGTACAACGCGCCGGTCACCACGCTGAACGCGGTGTTCGCCGGCAGCACCGGTGTGAACTTCGCGACGCAAGGGCTCAACTTCGGCCGCAACTGGGCCATCCTCGGCGGCGGCTTCGGCTGGGACATCAACCCGCGGACTCGGGCGTTCGTGAACTACGACCTGCAAGTCAACTCGCTCCAGACGTTCCACGTCGGCTCCGGCGGGCTGACGTATTCGTACTAAGTTGGCCCGTGGTCCGTGGTCAGTAGTCCGTTGCTGGGGAAGGCCGGCGATTGGCACGTGGCTGACGTTGGGACGCAATTGGCCATCGTTGCTATCTTCGATGCAACGCTTCCCATCATCCCGACCTGGATTTGAACCAGAGTTAAGGCCTTCAAGGGGCCTCGGATGGTCCATTACCCACCAGGATATTTATTTGGGCATATCTGTTAATCCGGACAAACGCTCACGGTTCAATGCACGTTGGTGATCGACAAGGCCTAATTCGTTGGGCAACCATGACCACAAGCCGATTCCTAAGCTGGCTCTACCTCACCGCAACGATTGCGGTGATCGCTTGGGAGGCGTCTTCAGTGCCCTGGAAAGCAGAATGCGTAATAGATCGCCACAATTTAAGCATGCACCTTTCACCTCATCCAGTCTGGGCACCGCCCCGTTCACCAGCCTATTCCGAGTTCCAGGCGGCATTTCATTCCTTGATCGAAATGCCACCAAACTCAACTTCGATTTCGGTACGTGTTCTATGGGGCGCTGCCGCCATCGAAGTTGTCTTGATGTTTTGGGTAGTCTCCATTCTGGTCGCGCTGGTGTCGTTTATGGAGAATCCTAGACGAATTGAGTTCCCTGTAGTCTTTGCCAGATCGTTTGCCCTGTGTTTGACTTTCGCGGCAGGGTCTTGCTTCGTGCTTTATGTAATCGTAGGCGGTTGGGGCCCGCCGTTTCCCGAATTCTTTGCCGTCTGCGGTCTGGTCGCAGGTGCATTCTTCGGATTTCAAAAGCTGTTAAACAGGAACGCGAGGGCTTGAGCCGGGCATGATGGCTTTCCAGATCACCTGCCTTACAACGGGCACGCTCTCGTCCAGGTGAACGGTCTGAGCTGTGCTCTTGAGCTTGATCCGTCCTGGGGATGGGTGGCGGGGTCAGAGCGCAGCGATGGCCCCGAGGGGTTGTCGCGAATCAAGGCGCTGCGCTTAACCATTCGGACGGAATGAGATCAAGCGCAATCGGCGATTCGTGGTCATGAAGCCGTAGGTCAGGCCTTGGCCTGACACAAATGTGGCATCCATTGTGACCGGGGCGTCTACATAGTGCCACGCACAACAATGTCAGGCCAAGGCCTGACCTACGGTGGTTCTCAACTGTTCACGACGAGTCATTCCCCGGCGTTGCCAGGCAGGGGCGGAATTCTGACATTCGAGCCCCAGTCGTTCAAATAATGTCCGTCTTTGACCCACCGATGAAAGGTTGACCAAGGCCAGTCTTTCACGCTCGATACGAGTCCATGTTTTACTGGGTTGAAGTGGATGTAATCGAAATGAGCTTCGAGATCGACTTCATCGCGGATCGCGTGTTCCCAGAAACGGCGCTGCCAAACACCGCGGCGTCGTTCGCGATTACGAGCGGTGGACTGCCGTTGTTCTTGGTTGCCAGCCGCAAGCCATGTGCGGGTGAATTCGCTCTTGATCAGCGACCATCTTCGAGAATAGTTGGCTTCGTTGTTCGGCAATGACCAAATCGCGTGTAAATGCTCAGGCAACGTCACCATGGCAATGATTGTAAACGGGTAACTTCTCTTGCAGCTTCGCAACGACGCGCCCAACAGGGCCACCGATTGGTCGTCGATGAATACCGGTGTCCGACGTTCCGTAACAACCGTAAAGAAGTACGTTCCGCCGGGGACGAAATGTCGGAGATACGATGACATGCGAGCATCGTAGGTGATTTAAGCGTCCGAACAACATCGCGGATGGCAGCAATTGGCGCCGTAGGTCAGGCCTTGGCCTGACACCAATGTGGCATCCATGGTGACCAGGGCGTCTACATAGTGCCACGCACAACAATGTCAGGCCAAGGCCTGACCTACGGCTGACCTACAGCTTGGCGCGAAGCGGCGTGCAACGGACCACGAACCACTGACAACGGACCAAAAAGCAAACCGCCCGGGTGTCTGGGCTGACGATTGCCGACATAGGTCGGTGGCCAACTCAAACACCCGGGCGGTCACTTGTTCGCTTCGCGGCGCGCGGTCTGCGGTGGTTTGATTACCGACAGGCCGGATACGTGCGAGACGTTTCGAACGAGAAAGCGCGATTGGTTAGACCATCGCCTTCAGGTTCTTCAAGGCGCGAACCTTGACCTGCTGCGACGCCGGCTTGGCCGGAATGTCGCGGAACTCGCCCGGCTTGAACGGATTTGCCACGTTCTTGCGAGCGGGTTGTGCAGGCTTCTTCTTCTTGGTGATCTTCACCAGGTTCGGGATGGTGAAGAGGCCGGGACCCTTGGCGCCCATTGCCTTCTTGATTTCGTTGCCCAGTGCTTCGAAGACGGCAGAGACGTCCTTCTTCGCGACACCGGTGGCTTCGGCAATGTTAGCCAAAACTTCACTCTTGCTCGGGGCTTTCTTACCCGTCGCACCAGCAGCGGCGGCCTTCGCCATGATCGTTGGTTCCTCCCTGCGGGAAATGGGAAATACTAGAAAAACACATGTCCGTCCGCATAACAGACGCGATGATTTAAGTCCGGAAGGCTGGAAAAAGCAACCAGAAAAACCGTGAAAAGTAGCGGGTTTTCCGGGATTTTTCCCCCTGTCGCGCGCATCTAATGTCGTGCCGTGACGAACCGTTTGGCGTGCCAGCCGCCTGTCCCGCAAGCCCACGCGAACTGGCTTTCGTGTCGCCCAAGCATAGCACGCGCCACGCGCGGCACGCCGCCACGGGGTCTTGTCTCGCGCCGGTGCGATCGGGGAAATCGGCCCCGCCAGCGGCGTTTCTTGCCGGTCGTAACGCCTAAGACTAAGATATTGGGCAGACGCTGGTTACAACGATTACGGACAATCACGCACAGCGGCCTCGCCGAGCCCCCGCTCGGCGGCTCGCACGCGCCGGGGACAACGTCCACGGCGCGAAGTTATCCACATGCCATTCGACCGGAGCGATGCGGCCATGAGGCGAGCCCTCCACGACGATCATTCTTGCCCGCGAGGGACGGTTCGCGCGCCGCTTTCCACCCGCCGCCGAGGGGCTTGCACGGGCCACCAGATTTTTTCGTTTTTTGCCGCGTGGCGGCCGCGGGGCTGGCATTTGGCGCTGACAGTGCTTGCCATTTTAGTCTTGACGGCCGCCGGCGTCTTTTCCGCCGACGAACCCGTCGAAGAGGCGATCTTCTTCCCGCACGACCGTAGCGCCACCCAACGACTGACCAAGGCGCACGAGCTGATTGCCGAGCGCCGCTTCAGCGAAGCCGTCCGTTTGCTGGGCGCCATTCTTGGCTCGTCCGAGGATGTGTTCCTTACTCCTAGCAAGGCCGACGCCAGGCAGCGCGACCGCTCGGCGGCGCATCGCAGCTTGAAGTTCGAGGCCCGCCGGCTGTTGGGCGAGCTGCCCGAGGAAGGACGCGAAGCCTACGAAACCGAGTTCGGCACGCAAGCCGCCGACATGCTCAAGCAAGCCGAGGATTCCGGCGACGTCGAGTTGCTGGCCACGGCCGCGCGGCGCTTCTTCCATACCCAAGCTGGCTATCAGGCCACGTGGCTGTTGGGAACGGTGCAACTCGAACAAGGCCGCGCCCACGAAGCGACGGTGCTCTTTTCGCGGCTATTGCATAGCCCGGCCGCCGCCAAGTTCGAGCCGTTGCTGTCGGTGCGGCTGTCGCTCAGCCTGATGCGCTCGGGCCAGGTGCGCGAAGCGATCGACCGGCTGTTGGCGATCAGCCGCGATCATGCCAACGATTTGTTCTACGTGGCTGGGCAACAACGCAAACTGCTCGACTTGCCCGCCGGACGCGCGGGCATCGTGGCCGAGCAATGGACCGATCGCAAGCCGAAAACCGAAGAGCTGGTCGCGCTAGCCTGGCTGCAAGATGTCGCGCCGGCGCGCGGCCCGCGGAACGCCGGCGCGCGCGGCGACGATGCCAGCGACAACTGGCCGATGTTCCGCGGCTCGGCCTCGCGCAATACCGATGTCGTCGCCAGCCGGCCTGTGCTGAATCGGCGCTGGCAAGTGCCAACGGCCAACGATCCGAACCTGGCGCGGATGGCCGATCAACTGTCGCAGTCGTATCTCGATCAAGAACAGCCGGTGTTGCCGTCGATCCAACCGATCGCCGTGGGCCGCGAGCTGTTCACCCGTTCGACGTTGGGGTTGGTCGCCGTCGACGAGCGCTCGGGCAAGCGCGTCTGGACCGGCAATGAGGACGACGCGGCGCGACAGTTCCTGGACACGGCTGGTGAAACATCGGGGCGCGGCGCGCGGCCGGACGTTGGCAACTGGCTTAACCAGCGTCTGTGGGAAGACGCTGTCTATGGCATGTTGAGCAGCGATGGCGAATCGGTCTTCTGTGTCGAAGACTTGGCGCCGGACAACGATCGGAGCCTGGGGGGCGTGATCTTCATGCAGCCTGGCCGTCGCGGCATTCGCCCGGGCTTTGTGGCGACTTCGGCCCAGAATCGCCTGGTGTCCTATCGCATTGCCAGCCAGGGGAAACTCGATTGGGAAGCCGGCGGCCCGCCGGGCGAAGACGAATTGCCGCTGGCCGGGGCGTTTTTCCTGGGGCCGCCGTTGCCGCTGGACGGTCGGCTGTACGCGCTGGCTGAGATCAAGGGAGAGATTCGACTGTTGGCGCTGCGCACGGTGACCAAGCCGGGAAGCCGTCTGGCCACGATCGACCTGGAATGGTCCCAGCAGTTGGCGTTGTTGGAGCAAGGGATCAC from Planctomycetota bacterium includes the following:
- a CDS encoding HU family DNA-binding protein, which produces MAKAAAAGATGKKAPSKSEVLANIAEATGVAKKDVSAVFEALGNEIKKAMGAKGPGLFTIPNLVKITKKKKPAQPARKNVANPFKPGEFRDIPAKPASQQVKVRALKNLKAMV
- a CDS encoding autotransporter domain-containing protein, producing MRSHQHRIETTARAGRAPARTSGQRLRTRTIVATLVVALIATSAWGAGTYTVDRSTDTGTGDGTSNSGSLSYVINLANGDPGSTIIFSVATVSLSGTAPAITANTIINGLVGGNSVVIQGNNHQAFTVNAGLTVSFSNMMITGSHVEGGAGGAGDGAGTGGGGGGLGSGGGIYVASDNSATVSFVTLNNVQFTNNSVKGGDGGAAGTGAGTGSNLGGAGGNFNAVDSTPGGTFYNTGGGTATTGNGNGATYGGGGSGAGTSGSTGGSNNNFGGGNGGAPGVGGGGGNGLGGAIFIANGSVTTFSGNSSADSTNTAAAGLGNGAGTTNGGANGGGIYVGIGSTGIFDNSTAQTYSGDIYNNGQVIIQGTAAGTITFTGNNANNSTSSAAVLVSTGTLAGTTLGIEGNVTNNSHVLFSQNGSGTFFGTMVGTGDVTITSSGTIVFNNGLTGVANSYSGGTTILSGALQGNTDNVQGNINVATNSAVIFSNFTGTTSGTYAGNMFGGGAAIINASGVTVNFTGSNTYSGGTAVLAGTLSGTTAGVQGNITNESNVTFNQATNGTYSGNMSGTGSVNIIGTGTVNFTGTNNYTGGTTVSGGTLSGTTTGIQGNIVNNTNVTFAQTTDGSYTGNMSGSGTVAVNGTATVTVSGVNSYNGGTTVTNGTLAGTTSAIQGNITNNANVNFSQSTNGAYTGNMTGTGNVYKSGSGTTTFSGTNNYSGTTEIQGGTLFLASSIASNTTIDAGGTLGGNSTITGNLTNNGTIAQAGSIATLTVTGTLTDGSSSNTVVRMSGSGNTAGVNNDLVSVGGNVTLGGHVKISPQSGTFAPGTVYTFLNYGTSGAGSRGGTTFADITSNSPLLNASLVYDDAAKAVEFVITTNFANAGGTYNQQQVGSALDQVSASATGDLSNVINAITGLDTTSARRAFSMLGGEIYGTTAQLEIQNTVYLYQLLRRAAAAPDNDTGSSLPSLAPPPPPIATADNDDSDKQIALVSYDKESGEAKIHFVEPRCRTRWQGSFQGYGLGGNVASDGNASSATYGFGGSLVNLHRNLDDCTRLGAFAAYSSVMVRASDVLQTNRGSDGQIGTYLRRDNGRVFAMGAGSVGFDGYSAVRAINFGGIDRTATGRYSGWQATAYGEIGTRFNVWRSWMLEPYAGLQYIYLRQNALNEGGANSVDLVTSGNNTNALRNLLGTRLVFADRMGWFRLAPGSRYNTELRATWLHEYNAPVTTLNAVFAGSTGVNFATQGLNFGRNWAILGGGFGWDINPRTRAFVNYDLQVNSLQTFHVGSGGLTYSY
- a CDS encoding serine/threonine protein kinase, whose product is MPDSPATPDEPDLAGQALGDYQLLRRLGQGAMAEVYLAEQVSLRRPVAIKVLRSSLAGDATYVDRFHHEAQAAAALVHANIVQIYEVGCRDGVHYIAQEYVAGQNLRDVVSRHGPLDAAQAVTVLRQVALALQKAAERGIVHRDIKPENIMLARSGEVKVADFGLARLTQDQAALRLTQVGMTLGTPLYMSPEQVEGRETDPRSDLYSLGVTTFHVLAGAPPFTADTALGVAVQHLKSSPPRLETLRPDLPPALCRVVHKLLAKSPADRYQSARELLRDLRPLLADGEASGAEIEALEGLADDDLAGRQQARQQLTAVMKTVALAQQQRRRAVGRLAIGCVIAAVIGAGAAWLTRERPLLAHGSAADVPRYPDAREQFVVAQMQSVNQEAWLQSVERYFPADEYFVPRSQQELARYYLRHHRPHEALAICEQLARRTSAGNEEFRAFGLAGIAVVRAMQGDSAGSAQALAQLSPIRRRLDPQMGALVQYALNQSRKSIDQQAQREWDDWLRSLPPPEPTTSGETN
- a CDS encoding transposase codes for the protein MSSYLRHFVPGGTYFFTVVTERRTPVFIDDQSVALLGASLRSCKRSYPFTIIAMVTLPEHLHAIWSLPNNEANYSRRWSLIKSEFTRTWLAAGNQEQRQSTARNRERRRGVWQRRFWEHAIRDEVDLEAHFDYIHFNPVKHGLVSSVKDWPWSTFHRWVKDGHYLNDWGSNVRIPPLPGNAGE
- a CDS encoding TIGR04255 family protein; translated protein: MAFHLDLNETFPHLGDAPIVEAVFNWQSRPVAAWTGSTIHAELANRLPEYSQREQLRALQFHLQASLTGAHPAVASTQDNSWQGLRLTTDDRLNVAVFSRNGLAVSRLKPYSNWETFSAEATRLWHVFVDLAQTNEVSRLGVRFINRLSLSAAVTIDQVLRDPPTCPANLTLQGFLYRSTFAVPGESLGVNVAKTEQPARPGQTSSAGLIIDIDVFTNEPFTCDDGALADRLAKFRWLKNKVFFELLKPEAIEQLHPGE